The Desulfovibrio sp. Fe33 genome contains the following window.
ACTCTTTGATCGCCGCAAGGACCCCTTCCAGTTGGAGAACATCATCAAGAGCAATCCCGAGAAGGCCAAGGAATTGCTTCAGAAACTGAAATTGTACATCGGGGAACTGCGAACCACCTAAGAATCCGCGCAAGGCAGGCTTCCCCGCACAGGAGACAATATGCAGACGCCGCACATAAACGAGTTCTGGCGAATCCAGGTCAATAGTGACGCCTGGAACAAGGTTTTGGGCCTGGGTGTTCGCAAGGAGTTCAAGCACGGTGAACATATTGTCTTTGCGGGGGAGCTGGTGACGGAGCTGCGGTATCTTCAGTCTGGCACCGTGTCCATGAAGCGAACGTCCGTGGACGGCAATGAGAAGATCATCATGCATGTGGAACAGAATTCCCTCTTCAGTGAAGTGCCCTTTTTCACCAGGGAACCGATCGACAGTTCTTTTATTTGCCACAAGGATGCCGTGGTCTACTCCTTCTGCAAGGAGACGGTGGACAGGATGTTGGAAACGCACCCCTGCATTGCGAAGGACATCATCCACACGCTTTCCCATAAGGTGAACGTTCTCAGCAATCAGTTGGCTTCGCTGGGGCTCGACACTCTGGAGCAGCGGATCGTGAAGTTCGTGCTTCTGCGGTTCAACTCGATGGAGTTGCCTTCAAATGACATCGTTTCGCTCGGTTCGCTTCGTATGCAGGATATTGCCTCCATATTGGGAGTGCACCGAGCCACTTTGTACAAGACGTTCAAATCGCTGGAGAGCCATGGGCTCATAAGGATATTGCGCGAGAATAAATTGCAGATCCTGGACATCGATGCCCTTACTGCCATCGCATACCATTAACAGAAAAAGATAAAGCAATGAGTGAAATAAAAAATATCACAGAGCAGGCCTCTTCCGGGCTTTTCAGTTCCTACAATGACGCCATCGTCATCTTTTTCAAGGAGCTTTGCCCGCACTGCAAGAACATGGAAAAGGCGTTGATGAAATTCGGCGACAAGTCCCCTGAAACCGAACTGTACAGCGTCGACAGCGAAGTCAGGGGAGAGCTGATGGCGGAACTTGGTTTCGAGCGGGTTCCCACGCTGGTCTTCATCCGGAACGGCGAAGTGGCGAACATTCATTCCGGCCTCATGAATCCGCGTGAGCTGAAAGCGCTCCATGCATCCCTGTAATCGCGGCGGAGTCGATCATGAACAACGAATATGACGTGATAATACTTGGCGGCGGCGTCGCGGGCATGACCGCGGCCGTATATGCGGCCCGGGCGAATCTGGACGTCCTGCTGTTGGATGAAAACGCCTGTGGCGGGCTGGTCAACTGGACAAGAGTGGTGGAGAACATGCCTTCCTATGTCTCCGTCGGCGGCATGGAACTCATGGAGAGAATGCAAAATCAGGTGGAATCGTTCGGAGTGACCGTCGAGGAAGCCGCTTGCATCGACTCCATGGAGCTTGCCGGGCGTGTAAAGAAAATCATGGCGGACGACGAGACCTATACGGCGAAGGCGGTCATTGTCGCCACCGGCCGCAAGCCGGTTCCTCTTCCGGCGGCCGGAGACTGTGAACAGGTTCATTACTGCGCCATCTGCGACGGTGCGCCCTACGTCGGCAAAAAAGTGCTCATCGTGGGAGGCGGCAACAGCGGGTTCGACGAGGCGATCTCCTTGCTCGATCTCGGCGTCAGCGAGCTGACCCTGGTGGAAAGAATGGATTGCTTTTTCGCCGCACAGTCCACGCAGTCCGCATTGGCGGCCAGGGGAAACGCCACCACGCTGCACTCCACGGAAGTCCTGTCGCTGAACGGAAACGGCAAACTCGAATCCGTTACCCTTCGCGATATGAAGACCGGTGAAAAGAGGGAGCTGGAATGTGACGGCGTGTTCGTGTTCCTGGGGCAACAGCCCGGCACCGACGCCTTTTCCGGGCAACTGCTTCTCGACGAACATGGCTATATCATTACGAATGACGTCATGGCGACTTCCCTGCCCGGCGTGTTCGCAGCCGGAGATGTGCGGCCCAAGAAATATCGTCAGATCACCACGGCGATGGCGGATGGCACTATAGCGGCGCTGGAAGCCGAACGCTTCATACACAGTACGCGGTAGGTCCATGTCAGGGTTAACGATCACGATCCTGGACCCTGACACAAACCGAGCTGAACGGGCCGCCAAGCGGCTCCGGAGCCTTCTGAAAAACGAAGGGGTCTCGGTTTGTGTTCGAGTAACCACCTGTTACCTGGAGATAGCAAGGCAGGGGTTGAAAGGTAAAACGCCTGTTATTTCAGTAGATGGCGCTAACTTCCAATGTAAAAATCTGGACGATTCCCTGCTTGCCGGATTTGCGGCCAAATTGGCTCAATATTTAAATCATCATGTAAACTGATTTGGAGTTGAGAAAATGAAAGAACTGCTTAAGACCTTTGAACAAAAGCAACCTGAGATCGTTTTCGAATGGAATGATGCCGAGACGGAGGCAAAGGGATGGCTCGTCATCAACTCCCTGCGCGGAGGAGCTGCCGGCGGCGGAACCCGGATGCGCAAAGGCCTCGACAAGCATGAGGTCGTTTCTCTCGCCAAAACGATGGAAATCAAGTTCGCCGTGTCCGGTCCGCAGATCGGGGGCGCCAAGTCCGGCATCGATTTCGACCCGGCGGACCCGCGCAAGGTTGATGTCCTCAAGCGTTGGTACAAGGCCGTGATGCCGCTGCTGAAGAATTATTACGGGACCGGCGGCGACATGAACATCTGTGAAGTGAAGGACGTTATCCCCATCACCGAGGGCTACGGCCTCTGGCATCCCCAGGAAGGCATCGTCAATGGGCACTTCCATCCCACCGACATGTTGCGAATTCAGAAGATCAGCCAGCTCCGCGGCGGCGTCAGTATGCCGGTGACCTCTCCCAAATACGCCCCCGACTCCAAGAAGAAGTATCTGGTCGCCGACCTGATTACCGGATGGGGCGTCGCTGAATCGGTCCGTCATCTGTACGGCTTCCGCAAGCAGGACCTTGAAGGCAAGCGCGTCATCGTCCAGGGATGGGGGAACGTGGGCGGAACCGCCGCCTACTATCTTGCCGCCAATGGTGCCAGGATAGTGGGCATCATCGACCGCAACGCCGGTCTGGTGAAAGAGGAGGGCCTGACCGTGGAAGAGGTCCGGGAACTGCTGCTCAAGCGGACCGGCAACACTCTCGTCGGGGACGACCTCCTCACTGCGGAAGAAACACAAGCCCGCGTATGGTCGGTCGGAGCGGACATTTTCCTGCCGTGCGCCGCTTCGCGTCTGGTCACGCGGGCGCAGGTGGAGACCATGAAGGACCACGGCCTCGAAGTCATAGCCTGCGGCGCAAACGTTCCCTTCATCGATGAAGACATCTTCTTCGGTGAAACGGCGGAGTACGCGGACAGCGTCGTCGACGTCATTCCCGATTTCATCGCCAACTGCGGCATGGCCCGCGCCTTCAACTATCTCATGAGCAACAAGGTCGACCTGGATGCGGACGCCATCTTCCAGGACGTGTCGGACACCATTCGCCACGCGCTTGAAGAGACCATGCAGCATGTGCCCGAGAGGAATCACCTGTCGGCGGCCGCAATGGAAAACGTCCTGCATAAACTGATGGCCTAGCGCGGCTCGTGTTCTCTTCCCCCCAATCATTCGGAGCCGCAGGCTTCAAACAGGAGATAGAGGTATGAACCCGATAAAACAACTTTGTACCGATGAGGCCGGAAAAGCCAACGTGCTGCAAGGCAACATCGCCTTTGCCGTGGGGTGTGTCCGTTCCGGCATACACGCCGTCGACGGCTACCCCGGGACCCCGTCCACCGAGGTCATAGACAAGGGCTTGAGCAACGTGCAGGACATGATAACCGTGGGCTGGTCCGTCAGCGAAGCGGTCGCGGCCTCCGTGGCGCACGGGCATTCCCTGGCCGGTGAGGACTGCGTCGTCACGATGAAGATTCCCGGACTGTTCCAGGCCGGCGACCCGTTTTCGAGCGCCGCGTTCTTCAACGGTGAAAGAGGGGCGCTCGTGTATTATCTGGCGTCCGATTTCACCCCGAGTTCCACCCAGCACCTGGTGGACCCCCGTCCCTTCATCAAAAGCTGCTTCACTCCCATTTTCGAGCCGCGCAATCATCAGGAAATGCATGAAGCGGCTGAAATAGCGGCGGATGTAAGCCGCAAGTACAAGACTCCTTGCGTCATTCTGGCCAGCGGGACCCTTTGCCATTCCGAAGGTCTCGTCCGCCTGTCGGACATCCGGAAGCGCGATCGCGTCCAGGTGGACACGCCGCTCAAAGCGTTCAACACGCTTCCTCCGCTCGCTCGCGGCAACTACGACAAGGTCGTTACCGAGCGAATTCCCGCCCTTGAGGAAATGGTTGCGAAAAGCGCGCTCAACAAATGGGAGAAGGGCGGCGGCAAGGTCGGCGTCATCACATGCGGTGCCAGTGAAATGATGGTCAGGGAATTGAAACAGTCGCTTGGGGAGGACATCGACATCCTTTCCCTCGGCTTCACATTCCCCTTGCCGGAGAGCCTGATCCGCGAATTCCACGGCTCCATCGACGGCGACGTCTACGTGGTGGAAGACGGCTATCGCTATCTGCAAGGCGAGCTGGAACGCATGGGACTGAAGGTGAAAGGGAAGAAGAGCGACGAGACGCTTACCGAGTGGACCCCGAGCTCCGTGGCGGGGCTCATGGGATACTGCCTGGAAAAGCCCATGGCCGCCAAGATCGCGCCCCTTGGCCGACCGCCCATGATCTGCGCCGGGTGTCCGTACCGTCTGTTCGGGGAAACCGTCCGCCAGATGAGGGCGAAAGGCCATATAGAGGCCGTGTTCGGCGACATCGGCTGCAACACCTTGCTCTACTTCATGGACGCTCTGGACACCAACGTGGCCATGGGCGCATCCGAAGGCAACCGCATGGGGTTTGTCCAAGCCGATCCCGGCAAGGCTGCAAAGTGCATTTCCCTTTTGGGCGACGGCACGGAGTGTCATTCCGGCATGGATGCGACCCGGAACACGGTTTTTCGCAAAGTCCCCGGCGTGAAGGTCATTCTCGACAATTACTGGACCGCCATGACGGGCGGGCAGCCCGGACCTACCTCTCCAGTCAATTTGGCGGGAGATGAGAACGTCTTCGATCTGCAAGCTTCCCTGGCGGCCCATGGCGCAACCGTCATGACGGTCAGCGGCTATGACCGCAAGGGCATTCGCAAGGGCCTGAAAGAGGCCCTCGCCCTGGCCGAGGAGGGTAAATTCGTGACCCTGGTCGTTACAGGGGCCTGCATCCGCAAGGTTCCCAAATCGGCCTGGGGCGTGAAAATGACCGTAGACGCGGACAAGTGCAAACGGTGCGGCATGTGTCAGATCTGCCCCGGCATCACCGCGGACAAGGATGGTTTGCCCTCCTTCAACAACCTCTGTTCCGGTTGCGTGAGCCAAAACGCCGCCTGCGGTCAGATGTGTCCTGTTGGAGCCATCTCCGTGGCCGAGCCGGTCAAGGCCGAAGCTGCCGTCCGCGTGGAGCTCCCCGAAGCTCCCGAAGAAATCGCCATGCCGAAAGCCGGTTCCTATGCAATGCCGGAAAAAATAGCCGTGGCCATCCGCGGCGTCGGCGGCCAGGGCAACCTGTTCTTCGGCAAGGCCCTGACGCAGTTCGCCTTTCTGGCGGGATACGGCGACACCAATGTCATCAAGGGCGAGACGCACGGCATGGCCCAGATGGGCGGTCCCGTCATCTCCACCTTCAGTTGCGGCAAGGTCGTTTCGCCCGTCCTGCTGCCCGGGACCGTCGACTGCCTTGTCTCCATGGAGATGAGCGAAGTGCTGCGCCCCGGGTTCGTGGACATGCTGCGTCCCGGCGGCACGGTGCTGATGGCGGAGACGCGGGTTCTGCCCTATGGCGTGGACGAATCCGCCTACCCGACACGCGAGGCCATTGCCGACGAGCTCAAGGCGTACAACGTTATCATCGTGGATGTGCTCAAGGCGGCGCTGGAATTGGGCGACGCCACCGGCCGCATCGCCAACGTAATCATGATGGGCGCTTTGTCGACGCTGTCGCCGTTCAATGGATTCCCGGAAGGACTGTGGCTTCAGGCTCTCAAGAATATCAGCCCGAAACCGGCCATCTGGACCGCCAACCACGCGGCGTTCAAGGCGGGGACGAGGCTTCTTTAACTCCCTTTCTGCGGCCGGGGCCACGCCCCGGCCGCATGTATTTCATGCACTCGCACCGTGAAGAATGAACAACCAAAAAGGTTTCACCATGGAATTACAGAATAGCGTCTCCATCGACTTTGACGCCATTACCGGCCTTTTCCGCTCCGCCAGAGAGGAAGGCCGCGACTATCTCCTTGAATACGAAGTATACAACCTGCTGGGCCGGTCGGGGGCGGAAACGCCTCCCAAGTGCATCCTGCTTCCCCGCGGAGCGCGTTCGTCCGATGACGAATTGAACGCTTTGCCCGGTGAGAAGGTCGTTCTCAAGATCGTTTCTCCTACCATCATCCACAAGACCGAGGTCGGCGGCGTCCGCATTGTTCCCAAGAATCCGGACAAAATCCGTTCGGCCGTTCGGAGAATGCTGTACGAGGTCCCGGAAAATTACGCGAATATGATAAATCTCGCCCCCGAGCACGCCCCCGCGGAATACCGGGGACTCGCCGGAGAGGAGTTGGTCGCCGCCATCAGCAGGGACCTCAAGGGCGTGCTCATGGTCCAGTTCATGCCGCCGGACTCCTCGGCGTTCGGCAATGAGCTCATTGTCGGCCTGCGCAATACGCGGGAATTCGGCATGGTCGTTTCGGCGGGCCTGGGCGGCACGGATACGGAACTTTATGCCGAACGCTTCCGCAAGGGGCAGGCCATCGTGGCGGCCTCCTGCGAGTTGATCGACGGCAACGCCTTCTTCGAACTTTTCCGCAAAACCATTTCCTACAGAAAGCTGGCGGGGCTGACCCGGGGGCAGCGTCGAGTCGTTACGGATGAGCAACTGGTGGAGTGCTTCTCCTCCTTCATTGAAATGGGCCGCCATTATTCCCCGACGAACCCGGACGCCGAATTCGTCATCAATGAAATGGAAATCAATCCATACGCCTTCACGGATTTCCTCATGGTTCCCTTGGACGGTATGTGCAAGTTCGGGACTCCCCGCGCGCGGGAAAACCAACGTCCCATCGCCAAGATCGACAATCTGCTGCACCCGAAAAAGATAGGCCTGATCGGCGCTTCCACCAAGCGCAGGAATTTTGGCCGCATCATTCTCGACAACGTCCTGGCCGAGGGATTCGCCAGGGAGGACATCTTCCTGCTTAGGGAGGGCGAGGACGAAATCGACGGCGTGAAGTGCTATCCGAACCTGGAGGCGCTGCCCGAAAAGATGGACATGTTCGTCGTGGCAGTGGGGGCGAATCAGGTGCCGGATTTGGTGGATGAAGTCATTCGTCTGGACGCCGCCAATGCCGTCATGCTTATCCCTGGCGGCATGGGCGAGACCGAAGAGAGCCGCGAGCGTGCGCAAAAAGTCATCGAGGCCATCGACGAGGCCCACGGGAACGGCGACGGCGGCCCGGTTTTTATCGGCGCAAACTGCATGGGCGTGGTTTCCCGTCCCGGCAACTATGACACCTGGTTTATCCCCGAGGAAAAGCTGCCCAAGGATCGCGAATCCACATATCGGCGCGCCGCGTTGGTGTCCCAGTCCGGCGCATTCATGCTGCATCGTTCTTCCCAGTGCCCGGAACTGAACCCCGCCTACATGATTTCCATGGGCAATCAGACCGACTTGACGCTGGGGGACATGGTCAAACACTTCAAGGATTCCGAAGAAGTGGATGTTATCGCCGTCTACGCTGAGGGATTCAACGATCTCGATGGGTTGGAATTTTGCACAGCAGTGCGGGAAGCCGTGCTGGCGGGCAAGGAGGTGGTTTTCTACAAGGCGGGGCGCACCCCCGAGGGTAAAACCGCGACCTCCGGACATACTGCCTCGCTGGCCGGTGATTACATGGTCTGCGAATCATGCGTACGGCAGGCCGGCGCGATTGTGGCCCGCAATTTCACGGAATTCCAGGACCTCTTCCTGCTGGCGGAGAACATGGCCGGTAAGCGCATCAACGGCAATCGTCTTGCGGCCGTATCCGGCGCGGGATTCGAAACCGTCGGCATGGCGGACTCCATTCAATCCGACGACTATCAGATGCAGTTGGCTTCGTTTTCCGAGGAGTCTCATCGAAAGATCACGGCGATCCTGGACGCCAAGAGGCTGTCCGGGCTTGTCACCGTACACAATCCTCTGGACATCAATCCTTCGGCCGACGACGAGGCCCATGCCGAGATTGCCGACATCCTCGCGCATGACGAGGGCGTCGATGCCGTCGTCATCGGGCTTGATCCGCTTTCCCCGGCCATGCACACGCTGTTGGAGACGGATGTCCCGGCCTTCGACATGAAGGCGGAAGACGGCATTGTGCCGCGCCTGGCTGAAATAGTCGGCCGCTGCGACAAGCCCGTTATCGGCGTCATAGACGGCGGCAGACTGTATGACCCCATGCGCGACGCGCTGAACAACAGCGGCGTGCCGATCTTCTCAGTGTGCGACCGAGCCGTGGCGGCATTGTCCCAATATATCGAAGCCCGTCTCTATGCGGAGGCCATCCGCATCGGGGTTGGCCGTTAATCGTCACCGGGGCGGCGGACAGTCTCCGCCGCCCTCCAAAAGCATATCCTCATCATGAAACGATCAGATATTATTGTTGCGGCAGCCGTTGTCGGCGTTCTCGCCTTTATGGGGCTGGTTCCCGGCGCGCTCGACATCTTTGCCTCTTTGAGCAGGCGCTACGGGTACGGCATGAGCTTCGTGAAGTTCGCCATACTGGCGACTTTCGGCGAATGCCTCGCCCTGCGCCTTACAACCGGCCGATACAGCAAGCCCGGGTTCGGGCTCCTTCCTAAAATGATCGTATGGGGAGGGCTGGGCATGTGCATCAACGCGGCCTTCACCATATTCACCGCGGGAACGCCCCATGTTCTCGCCTCGTTCGGGCTTTTACCGAGCGTCGACGGCTTGTCCTCCGGATCGCTGGGAACGAAGGCGGCCACTGCGTTCACCATCAGTTGCTTCACCAACATCATCTTCGCCCCCTGGATGATGACGTTGCACAAGATCACCGACACCCACATCCACGACACCGGCGGCACGCTCGCCGGTGCCCTGTCGCCCGTCGACATGGCGGGAATTCTCCAAAGGATGGATTGGGGGGTAATGTGGGGATTCGTTTTCAAGAAGACGATCCCGTTCTTCTGGATTCCCGCCCACACGATCACTTTCATGCTCCCCGCCGAGTTCCGCATTCTGTTTGCGGCCCTGCTGGGCATCGCCCTGGGCCTGATTCTCGCTTTCGCTGGCAGCAAGACGCCGGTTCGTGCGCGGGCATAGCGCTTGGCGGCGGCTTCATGAGTCTGTGAACGCGATCCCGCCGGATCGGCAGCTTTGCACCGGCCATTGGGCGAAGAACAGAACAACTTGGCCCTCGTCGGGCTTGTTCCGTTTGTCTGAAAA
Protein-coding sequences here:
- a CDS encoding Crp/Fnr family transcriptional regulator, which codes for MQTPHINEFWRIQVNSDAWNKVLGLGVRKEFKHGEHIVFAGELVTELRYLQSGTVSMKRTSVDGNEKIIMHVEQNSLFSEVPFFTREPIDSSFICHKDAVVYSFCKETVDRMLETHPCIAKDIIHTLSHKVNVLSNQLASLGLDTLEQRIVKFVLLRFNSMELPSNDIVSLGSLRMQDIASILGVHRATLYKTFKSLESHGLIRILRENKLQILDIDALTAIAYH
- a CDS encoding thioredoxin family protein translates to MSEIKNITEQASSGLFSSYNDAIVIFFKELCPHCKNMEKALMKFGDKSPETELYSVDSEVRGELMAELGFERVPTLVFIRNGEVANIHSGLMNPRELKALHASL
- a CDS encoding Glu/Leu/Phe/Val dehydrogenase dimerization domain-containing protein codes for the protein MKELLKTFEQKQPEIVFEWNDAETEAKGWLVINSLRGGAAGGGTRMRKGLDKHEVVSLAKTMEIKFAVSGPQIGGAKSGIDFDPADPRKVDVLKRWYKAVMPLLKNYYGTGGDMNICEVKDVIPITEGYGLWHPQEGIVNGHFHPTDMLRIQKISQLRGGVSMPVTSPKYAPDSKKKYLVADLITGWGVAESVRHLYGFRKQDLEGKRVIVQGWGNVGGTAAYYLAANGARIVGIIDRNAGLVKEEGLTVEEVRELLLKRTGNTLVGDDLLTAEETQARVWSVGADIFLPCAASRLVTRAQVETMKDHGLEVIACGANVPFIDEDIFFGETAEYADSVVDVIPDFIANCGMARAFNYLMSNKVDLDADAIFQDVSDTIRHALEETMQHVPERNHLSAAAMENVLHKLMA
- a CDS encoding NAD(P)/FAD-dependent oxidoreductase encodes the protein MNNEYDVIILGGGVAGMTAAVYAARANLDVLLLDENACGGLVNWTRVVENMPSYVSVGGMELMERMQNQVESFGVTVEEAACIDSMELAGRVKKIMADDETYTAKAVIVATGRKPVPLPAAGDCEQVHYCAICDGAPYVGKKVLIVGGGNSGFDEAISLLDLGVSELTLVERMDCFFAAQSTQSALAARGNATTLHSTEVLSLNGNGKLESVTLRDMKTGEKRELECDGVFVFLGQQPGTDAFSGQLLLDEHGYIITNDVMATSLPGVFAAGDVRPKKYRQITTAMADGTIAALEAERFIHSTR
- a CDS encoding acetate--CoA ligase family protein, which produces MELQNSVSIDFDAITGLFRSAREEGRDYLLEYEVYNLLGRSGAETPPKCILLPRGARSSDDELNALPGEKVVLKIVSPTIIHKTEVGGVRIVPKNPDKIRSAVRRMLYEVPENYANMINLAPEHAPAEYRGLAGEELVAAISRDLKGVLMVQFMPPDSSAFGNELIVGLRNTREFGMVVSAGLGGTDTELYAERFRKGQAIVAASCELIDGNAFFELFRKTISYRKLAGLTRGQRRVVTDEQLVECFSSFIEMGRHYSPTNPDAEFVINEMEINPYAFTDFLMVPLDGMCKFGTPRARENQRPIAKIDNLLHPKKIGLIGASTKRRNFGRIILDNVLAEGFAREDIFLLREGEDEIDGVKCYPNLEALPEKMDMFVVAVGANQVPDLVDEVIRLDAANAVMLIPGGMGETEESRERAQKVIEAIDEAHGNGDGGPVFIGANCMGVVSRPGNYDTWFIPEEKLPKDRESTYRRAALVSQSGAFMLHRSSQCPELNPAYMISMGNQTDLTLGDMVKHFKDSEEVDVIAVYAEGFNDLDGLEFCTAVREAVLAGKEVVFYKAGRTPEGKTATSGHTASLAGDYMVCESCVRQAGAIVARNFTEFQDLFLLAENMAGKRINGNRLAAVSGAGFETVGMADSIQSDDYQMQLASFSEESHRKITAILDAKRLSGLVTVHNPLDINPSADDEAHAEIADILAHDEGVDAVVIGLDPLSPAMHTLLETDVPAFDMKAEDGIVPRLAEIVGRCDKPVIGVIDGGRLYDPMRDALNNSGVPIFSVCDRAVAALSQYIEARLYAEAIRIGVGR
- a CDS encoding 2-oxoacid:acceptor oxidoreductase family protein; the encoded protein is MNPIKQLCTDEAGKANVLQGNIAFAVGCVRSGIHAVDGYPGTPSTEVIDKGLSNVQDMITVGWSVSEAVAASVAHGHSLAGEDCVVTMKIPGLFQAGDPFSSAAFFNGERGALVYYLASDFTPSSTQHLVDPRPFIKSCFTPIFEPRNHQEMHEAAEIAADVSRKYKTPCVILASGTLCHSEGLVRLSDIRKRDRVQVDTPLKAFNTLPPLARGNYDKVVTERIPALEEMVAKSALNKWEKGGGKVGVITCGASEMMVRELKQSLGEDIDILSLGFTFPLPESLIREFHGSIDGDVYVVEDGYRYLQGELERMGLKVKGKKSDETLTEWTPSSVAGLMGYCLEKPMAAKIAPLGRPPMICAGCPYRLFGETVRQMRAKGHIEAVFGDIGCNTLLYFMDALDTNVAMGASEGNRMGFVQADPGKAAKCISLLGDGTECHSGMDATRNTVFRKVPGVKVILDNYWTAMTGGQPGPTSPVNLAGDENVFDLQASLAAHGATVMTVSGYDRKGIRKGLKEALALAEEGKFVTLVVTGACIRKVPKSAWGVKMTVDADKCKRCGMCQICPGITADKDGLPSFNNLCSGCVSQNAACGQMCPVGAISVAEPVKAEAAVRVELPEAPEEIAMPKAGSYAMPEKIAVAIRGVGGQGNLFFGKALTQFAFLAGYGDTNVIKGETHGMAQMGGPVISTFSCGKVVSPVLLPGTVDCLVSMEMSEVLRPGFVDMLRPGGTVLMAETRVLPYGVDESAYPTREAIADELKAYNVIIVDVLKAALELGDATGRIANVIMMGALSTLSPFNGFPEGLWLQALKNISPKPAIWTANHAAFKAGTRLL